One genomic region from Jeotgalibacillus haloalkalitolerans encodes:
- a CDS encoding YtxH domain-containing protein, whose product MAQNYNGKNEGSSKLLMGVLVGAAVGAAVALLDTNTREQVKTGSKNIGSSTSGFVRNVKDNPGEFKNDLSGRFQSAVSTLKNAMNEAQSLYEKVNEDVVPQVEAIRDSASDIVDTAKEATEDAKDIGSQVADAGSEVKEGVSSQSGSTGSSNDSVVQLNKKSQNTVDATPQGDIPGDVGRDK is encoded by the coding sequence ATGGCACAAAATTATAACGGCAAAAATGAAGGCAGCAGCAAATTATTAATGGGTGTATTAGTTGGTGCAGCGGTTGGTGCTGCAGTTGCACTTCTTGACACAAACACAAGAGAACAGGTGAAAACAGGAAGTAAGAACATCGGATCATCTACAAGCGGCTTTGTACGCAACGTAAAAGATAATCCGGGCGAGTTCAAAAATGACCTGTCAGGACGTTTCCAGTCAGCTGTCTCAACGCTTAAAAATGCAATGAACGAGGCACAGTCTCTATATGAAAAAGTAAATGAAGATGTCGTGCCACAGGTAGAAGCTATCCGCGACAGCGCTTCTGATATCGTTGATACAGCGAAGGAAGCTACAGAAGATGCAAAAGACATCGGCAGCCAGGTTGCTGATGCAGGATCTGAAGTCAAAGAAGGCGTATCTTCACAGTCAGGATCAACAGGCTCATCAAACGACTCTGTTGTCCAGCTGAACAAAAAGAGCCAAAACACAGTCGACGCAACACCGCAGGGAGATATCCCGGGTGATGTAGGCCGCGATAAATAA
- a CDS encoding GNAT family N-acetyltransferase gives MELYQGEAVRKSDNVKTQYVMRQLTDNQFDEFKAFQHKIVAGLEDQVTLQPLTDEEIQYVLGEGGILVGVYVENRLIAVRALLFPGDDEENLGRDLGLSYEEQMKVVHQEISLVDPDYRGNGLQQTMAKVIMQELKFTNPYFEHVCCTVSPSNLPSMRDKFKQEMVVVDVKLKYGNMPRYIFYKPLKQKLFVDKDSYIFVRTDKTERQRDFMASGYVGVGISRTELGTWLAMARLKESV, from the coding sequence ATGGAGTTATATCAGGGAGAAGCTGTCAGAAAATCTGACAACGTGAAAACACAATATGTCATGAGACAGCTGACGGATAATCAATTTGATGAATTCAAAGCATTTCAGCATAAAATTGTTGCAGGGCTTGAAGACCAGGTAACACTTCAGCCGCTGACAGATGAAGAAATACAATATGTCTTAGGTGAAGGAGGCATCCTGGTCGGGGTGTATGTGGAAAACCGGCTGATTGCGGTCCGCGCACTGCTTTTCCCGGGGGATGATGAAGAAAATCTGGGCAGGGATCTCGGACTGTCATATGAAGAACAGATGAAGGTTGTACACCAGGAAATTTCACTTGTGGATCCTGATTACCGCGGCAACGGTCTTCAGCAGACAATGGCTAAAGTGATCATGCAGGAACTGAAATTCACAAATCCATACTTTGAACACGTCTGCTGTACAGTCTCACCGTCAAACCTGCCAAGCATGCGTGACAAGTTCAAGCAGGAAATGGTCGTAGTGGATGTGAAATTGAAATATGGTAATATGCCACGCTATATTTTTTACAAACCGCTGAAACAAAAGCTTTTTGTTGATAAAGATTCATATATTTTTGTCAGAACTGATAAAACAGAAAGACAAAGAGATTTCATGGCTTCAGGGTACGTAGGCGTTGGTATCAGCAGAACTGAGCTCGGTACATGGCTTGCGATGGCAAGGCTGAAAGAATCGGTCTGA
- a CDS encoding metallophosphoesterase family protein: MKDLKIIVLSDTHMPRMAKSLPPRLLKELNTVDLILHTGDFNTIEVLHELEQFAPVLGVVGNADDEAVLKVLPEKQIVDVGSFKIGMVHGHGKGKTTEKRALEAFSDDRIDLLIYGHSHIPSFKTVNGLQVLNPGSPTDKRRQKQFSFVVLTVEDTLGVEFIYYDSKK; the protein is encoded by the coding sequence GTGAAAGATTTGAAAATCATTGTACTCTCAGATACGCACATGCCCAGAATGGCGAAGTCACTTCCACCCAGACTTTTAAAAGAATTAAATACAGTTGATTTGATTCTTCATACAGGGGACTTTAACACAATAGAAGTCCTCCATGAACTCGAACAGTTTGCGCCGGTGCTAGGCGTTGTGGGAAATGCAGATGATGAAGCTGTCCTTAAAGTGCTGCCTGAAAAACAGATTGTCGACGTCGGTTCATTTAAAATCGGGATGGTTCATGGTCACGGAAAAGGAAAAACGACTGAAAAAAGAGCCCTGGAAGCTTTTTCAGATGACAGGATTGATCTGCTGATCTACGGTCACTCGCATATTCCTTCTTTTAAAACAGTGAATGGCCTGCAGGTCCTGAATCCGGGGTCCCCGACAGATAAAAGAAGACAGAAGCAGTTTTCTTTTGTCGTGTTGACGGTTGAGGATACGTTAGGTGTGGAATTTATCTATTATGATAGTAAAAAATAG
- a CDS encoding D-2-hydroxyacid dehydrogenase, with protein sequence MEKKLVIAHDLEENLVKAAEEAAPGWTVITGKDEDQWGPRLKDATVIAGWKKAMTPYLDQAENLEWIQSWSAGIDSHPLEAFEKHNIKLTSANGVHAFPIAETIFAMMLGWTRHIHTYTRQQQEKKWHHAGLKLELHGKKLALLGAGAIGKETAKIAKAFGMEVAGFRRSGEKEEYFDEMYQLDQLHQVLPDCDYIVITLPLTKETNGLFTAETFEQMKPESFLVNIGRGEIIDEKAMVQALKEGEIAGAGLDVFATEPLPEDSPLWEMDNVIVTPHTAGSTEYYNARVIRDILIPNLKSFINDEKLSVNVVDYQKGY encoded by the coding sequence ATGGAGAAAAAATTAGTGATTGCACATGACCTTGAAGAGAACCTGGTAAAGGCAGCTGAAGAAGCAGCTCCCGGTTGGACAGTCATAACCGGAAAAGATGAAGATCAGTGGGGGCCTCGCCTGAAAGATGCAACTGTAATTGCAGGATGGAAGAAAGCGATGACACCTTACCTTGATCAGGCTGAAAATCTTGAGTGGATACAGTCCTGGAGTGCCGGGATCGACAGTCACCCGCTTGAAGCGTTTGAAAAGCATAATATTAAGCTGACAAGTGCAAACGGTGTTCATGCGTTTCCAATTGCTGAAACCATTTTTGCAATGATGCTTGGCTGGACCCGCCATATTCATACATACACCCGGCAGCAGCAAGAGAAAAAATGGCATCATGCCGGATTAAAGCTTGAATTGCACGGGAAGAAGCTTGCCCTATTAGGTGCCGGAGCAATCGGTAAGGAAACAGCTAAGATTGCTAAAGCATTTGGCATGGAAGTTGCAGGGTTCCGCAGAAGTGGTGAAAAGGAAGAGTATTTTGACGAAATGTATCAGCTTGATCAGCTTCATCAGGTTCTGCCTGACTGTGATTATATTGTCATTACATTACCACTTACAAAGGAAACAAACGGTCTATTTACTGCAGAAACATTTGAGCAGATGAAGCCGGAGAGTTTTCTTGTGAATATCGGACGTGGTGAAATTATTGATGAGAAAGCCATGGTTCAGGCGCTGAAGGAAGGGGAAATTGCTGGAGCAGGGCTTGATGTATTTGCAACAGAACCGCTGCCTGAAGACAGCCCGCTGTGGGAAATGGACAATGTCATCGTCACCCCACACACAGCAGGGTCAACGGAATATTACAATGCCCGTGTGATCAGGGATATCCTGATTCCTAATCTGAAATCATTCATTAATGATGAGAAGCTGAGTGTGAATGTGGTGGATTACCAGAAGGGATATTAA
- a CDS encoding rhodanese-like domain-containing protein, with translation MKSIMPTEVEQKLNANEELHILDVREAEEVKGGKIPGAVNIPLGLLEFRKQELDKSKEYIVVCASGGRSTMGTQYLEGQGYSVTNMSGGMMNWQGKTE, from the coding sequence ATGAAATCAATTATGCCAACTGAAGTAGAACAGAAGTTAAATGCAAATGAAGAGCTTCATATTCTGGATGTAAGAGAAGCGGAAGAAGTAAAAGGCGGGAAGATTCCCGGTGCAGTAAACATCCCGCTCGGCCTGCTTGAATTCCGTAAGCAGGAGCTGGATAAATCGAAAGAGTATATCGTTGTCTGTGCATCAGGCGGCCGCAGCACAATGGGCACGCAGTATCTTGAAGGACAGGGCTACAGCGTAACCAATATGTCAGGCGGCATGATGAACTGGCAGGGGAAGACTGAATAA
- a CDS encoding sulfurtransferase has protein sequence MELLLIAAIVIALISIYKRYAPVNGVECVPEDQMNQSEVVVDLRPYNDSTVNRFSPFQHIPYAYLKRFYKELPKENIHVIASDHVDLKLGIRFLKSKGYMVNKMTLLQKSEAGVVKLKKCGGY, from the coding sequence GTGGAATTATTACTCATTGCAGCAATCGTCATTGCACTCATTTCAATTTATAAACGCTATGCCCCTGTAAACGGTGTAGAGTGTGTACCTGAAGACCAGATGAACCAGTCAGAAGTGGTTGTTGACTTAAGGCCATATAACGATTCAACCGTAAACAGATTTTCCCCGTTTCAGCATATTCCATATGCTTACCTGAAACGATTTTATAAAGAATTGCCGAAAGAAAATATACATGTCATCGCATCAGATCATGTAGACCTGAAGCTTGGAATCCGTTTTCTGAAAAGCAAAGGGTACATGGTCAATAAAATGACTCTCCTCCAGAAGTCTGAGGCTGGAGTAGTTAAATTAAAAAAATGTGGAGGTTATTAA